In a single window of the Agrobacterium vitis genome:
- a CDS encoding DEAD/DEAH box helicase, whose amino-acid sequence MIDNAPKSVPSVSVKYASNGSSTKANEFGMRPMQERAFEKRGEQYLSIKSPPASGKSRALMFIALDKLTNQGVKQAIIVVPEKSIGSSFHDEPLSKHGFWADWHVKPKWNLCDAPGNDNGGKVNSLGAFLESDDKVLVCTHATFRFAVDKFGVEAFDDRLIAVDEFHHVSANPDNKLGIHLGDFITRDRVHVVAMTGSYFRGDAEAVLAPQDEGKFESVTYTYYEQLNGYQYLKQLDIGYFFYSDSYADDILKVLNPAEKTIIHIPNVNSRESTKDKIKEVEHIIEELGAWQGTDPATGFQLVKTPEGRILRIADLVDDDSAKRDRVSAALKDASQKNNRDHVDIIIALGMAKEGFDWIWCEHALTVGYRSSLTEIVQIIGRATRDAPGKIRARFSNLIAEPAAADDIVTEAVNDTLKAIAASLLMEQVLAPRFEFKPKNPQNEPTPGFDYGEGGYDPNKCNVGFNEESGKFQIEIKGLATPGSEEATRICQEDLNEVIAAFVQDKTTIERGLFDEELVPEELTQVRMGKIIKDKFPQLDAEDQEAVRQHAVAALNLTQKAKEVAAGSSLGEESANTAFVDGVRKFAMDVRELDIDLIDRINPFGEAYAILAKTMSEESLKQVAAAIAAKRTSLTPEEAKVIAKRAVEFKRERGRLPSISSADAWEKHLAEGAAAFVRFKDEGRYE is encoded by the coding sequence ATGATCGACAACGCGCCAAAATCAGTCCCCTCCGTTTCGGTTAAGTATGCCAGCAACGGCAGCTCGACCAAGGCCAACGAGTTCGGCATGCGGCCGATGCAGGAGCGCGCCTTCGAGAAGCGCGGCGAGCAATATCTATCGATCAAGTCGCCGCCGGCCTCGGGCAAGAGCCGCGCGTTGATGTTCATCGCGCTCGACAAGCTGACCAACCAGGGCGTCAAGCAGGCCATCATAGTGGTGCCGGAAAAATCCATCGGCTCCAGTTTCCATGACGAGCCGCTCAGCAAGCACGGCTTCTGGGCGGACTGGCACGTAAAGCCGAAATGGAATCTCTGCGACGCGCCGGGTAACGACAATGGCGGGAAGGTCAATTCGCTGGGTGCTTTCTTGGAAAGCGACGACAAGGTGCTGGTTTGCACCCATGCGACCTTCCGCTTCGCCGTCGATAAATTCGGGGTCGAGGCGTTCGACGACAGGCTGATCGCGGTGGACGAATTCCACCACGTCTCCGCCAATCCCGACAACAAACTAGGCATTCATCTGGGCGATTTCATCACCCGCGACCGCGTGCATGTCGTTGCGATGACGGGGTCCTATTTCCGGGGCGACGCCGAGGCGGTGCTTGCGCCACAGGACGAAGGCAAGTTCGAGAGCGTCACCTACACCTATTATGAGCAGCTCAATGGTTATCAGTACCTGAAGCAGCTCGACATCGGCTATTTCTTCTACTCGGATTCCTATGCCGACGACATTCTAAAGGTACTGAACCCGGCCGAGAAGACGATCATCCACATCCCGAACGTCAATTCGCGCGAGAGCACGAAGGACAAGATCAAGGAGGTGGAGCACATCATCGAGGAGCTGGGCGCTTGGCAGGGGACCGATCCGGCCACCGGATTCCAACTGGTCAAGACACCGGAAGGCCGGATCCTGCGTATCGCCGATCTGGTCGATGATGACTCCGCCAAGCGGGACCGGGTTTCGGCCGCGCTGAAAGATGCGTCGCAGAAAAACAACCGTGATCACGTCGATATCATCATCGCGCTTGGCATGGCGAAGGAAGGCTTCGACTGGATCTGGTGCGAACACGCGCTGACGGTCGGCTATCGCTCCAGCCTAACCGAGATCGTGCAGATCATCGGCCGCGCCACCCGCGATGCGCCGGGCAAGATCCGCGCCCGCTTCTCGAACCTGATTGCCGAGCCCGCCGCCGCCGATGACATCGTGACCGAGGCCGTCAATGACACGCTGAAGGCGATCGCGGCGAGCCTGCTGATGGAGCAGGTGTTGGCCCCTCGCTTCGAGTTCAAGCCCAAGAATCCCCAAAACGAGCCGACGCCGGGCTTTGACTATGGAGAGGGCGGCTACGATCCGAATAAGTGCAACGTCGGCTTCAACGAGGAATCCGGCAAGTTCCAGATCGAGATCAAGGGCCTCGCTACGCCCGGGAGCGAGGAAGCAACGCGGATCTGCCAAGAAGACCTGAACGAGGTGATCGCCGCCTTCGTGCAGGATAAGACCACGATCGAGCGCGGCCTTTTCGACGAGGAACTCGTCCCCGAGGAACTGACCCAGGTGCGCATGGGTAAGATCATCAAGGACAAGTTCCCGCAGCTCGATGCCGAGGATCAGGAGGCCGTGCGTCAACATGCTGTGGCGGCGTTGAATCTGACCCAGAAAGCGAAGGAAGTCGCGGCGGGCAGCTCGCTCGGTGAGGAGAGCGCAAATACCGCCTTTGTTGATGGCGTGCGCAAGTTCGCGATGGACGTGCGCGAGTTGGACATCGACCTGATCGACCGCATCAATCCGTTCGGGGAGGCCTACGCGATCCTCGCCAAGACGATGAGCGAGGAAAGCTTGAAGCAGGTCGCCGCAGCGATCGCCGCCAAGCGCACCAGCCTAACGCCCGAGGAGGCGAAGGTGATCGCCAAGCGAGCCGTCGAGTTCAAGCGGGAGCGCGGACGTCTGCCGTCGATCAGCTCGGCCGACGCTTGGGAAAAACACCTAGCTGAAGGCGCCGCAGCGTTCGTCCGCTTCAAGGATGAGGGCCGCTATGAGTAG